One genomic window of Oncorhynchus kisutch isolate 150728-3 linkage group LG26, Okis_V2, whole genome shotgun sequence includes the following:
- the LOC109870734 gene encoding microtubule-associated protein 2 isoform X19 — translation MADSRQREDTPPQWDPSGAQDPSPPPAHGANGYPPSYRACQPGTAHGAAPPSYTARENGFNGDHAVTAEQVSARIVQEVTAEAVAVLKGEQETRLPSVEDTANLPPSPPPSPAAEHCFGPLDQDVGDEEEEACPLHHFQNSRERCKFLAPSISVSMPEDDPYHSDEEYYDHPLFSPEWDRSVSSRPSVPAAAFRQIQETVEALTDTFEEEEEEEEEVLMLEEEMEGAAAEIAAALEELWSGDEPELDSPPAEPLEQAEAIGEAHTVPPIQAEAASAAPEGPNGRVEEEEVAEAEGEEESPEEALKMDTDKPDSERSGSLSPDFTEQESPAFLSRDHTAAPLITKTDMASPSPSLSPLPSNSQSQAKELSKMSILDEPKTVSEKQPSVEVLESSNLTTDSGSGFTTAGGQGQGQGVPTDSNKDKSGMSAYFETSALKPDEGSKGVQAEGYYELSTAGEEKKVLGSSSPTVPSPLEINYSMLAQTQSVEEKSDTMGDQKETLPALDRSNECRLSPGKLALDQRSYSLNITIGSMDPSGHGRPRNFSPLATDIMSFTSGSLEESANYLPVTTPSVEKEPPPFRPLILETAASVTSDSSSPPHNTATETPSEKTSPQGSESPESPFPPKYYYKNGTVMAPDLPEMLDLAGSRSRLASENTDPEIMRRKSVPVDAQVLGSDSLANLVLGDQSQNQSLAKSESQLEELGYCVFSEYSGPMPSPADLHSPIDSPPQRFTPMALEEKMAEEKLKIDARDKLAEDEKTSQLAESAGSKEKEETKQMGQKDSASEEKDNKKISHENASMENQKDKPASALKSAESFVTPTVTVTLEEEGKLGDNGPETDAEMAAYERQIRRLEMEDRPLSMEEERELQELREKVKDKFLVHQEAYEEVDAEDVYQLTGVAKDRISRPVRPSPASSVESTTEEDNVSVMETEKPKQMEGQTTPKKVDIMVMSPSVSVGGSSTTEEDTVLVTETEKPKQTGGQTTPTKLDVMATSPSLSGDGVSTTEEDTVPVMETEKPKQNGGQTTPTKVDIMVTSPSVSGDGVSTTEEDTVPVMETEKPKQNGGQTTPTKVDIMVTSPSVSGDGVSTTEEDKISVTETEKPKQTGGQTTPTKLDVMVTSPSVSGDGVSTTEEDKIPVLEIEKPKQTGVQTTPTKVDIMVTSPSVSGDGVSTTEEDKISVTETEKPKQTGGQTTPTKLDVMVTSPSVSGDGVSTTEEDKVPVTEIEKPKQNGGQTTPTKVDIMVTSPSVSGDGVSTTEEDKVPVTEIEKPKQNGGQTTPTKVDIMVTSPSVSGDGVSTTEEEKVSVTEIEKPKQMGGQTTPTKIDPMTTSPSVSGSGVSATEDDDEKVSKEELKEQVVEVKERTMEENKKVEGEKEDTEQAVEPDEIMIKIKPSMPVEKEEKVEKDRMTNKEEEEEEDSEVLAGAGAALIDVPEPRAAIESVVTVEDDFITVVQTIDEGEEPGHSVRFSAPPEPETPEEEEEESQEVEIMEAASLEEVGDVSEEVLEKEVQASREKEVQLETEGQTESYDRDETTMDDSILDSSWVDTQDLSTVDVDDDMSMAAEQIEPLRADRVPAPPVKKYKTLQQQKQEKQPVKPKAKSARVRGREGCVSTPERKPVRKETVCIPREDIKKKKAVNKKTELTKKAETRSSPSRKSVLKPTAVRHPSPAQPQPHPSARRKPTVGVPEGRRPLSVARQSRDRASSPPLTKIPTCKTRVVALLPPRPNSSCSSHTKKNLLGEVELDRPRPSSGGPRDSTTLPRLIYLDGGSQSPKRSSLPRPASVPRPASILSRRTHHQPHDQEESSTSITSSGSTAPRRPTSFSTEVRAEHRTGRAPSWTGTQSMRSRSLCTTTRTPGSTAISPGTPPSYSYSCRTPGTPLTPGTPRSRSLLQEKKVALLRTPPKSPATTPKQLRILNQPLPDLKNIKSKIGSTDNIKYQPKGGQVLIPSVKLDFSHVQSRCGSLDKRQYAAGGGNVQIQTKKIDLSHVTSKCGSLDNIRHRPGGGNVRIESVKLDFKDKAQPKVGSLDNAHHTPGGGHIMALNTLNPPCLPSIPGPEHPEPILPSVHSRPWTP, via the exons agcAAGTGTCTGCGCGGATCGTGCAGGAGGTGACAGCCGAGGCAGTGGCAGTACTGAAGGGAGAACAGGAGACAAGACTGCCCTCag TTGAAGACACGGCgaacctgcctccctcccctcctccctcacctgCTGCTGAACACTGCTTTGGACCCCTGGATCAAG ATgtaggggatgaggaggaggaggcctgCCCTCTCCACCACTTCCAAAATTCTCGGGAGAGGTGCAAGTTCCTCGCCCCCTCCATCTCTGTGTCTATGCCCGAGGATGACCCCTACCACTCTGACGAGGAATACTATGATCACCCCTTGTTCAGCCCTGAGTGGGATCGCTCGGTCTCCTCTCGGCCCTCAGTGCCGGCCGCTGCCTTTAGACAGATCCAAG AGACCGTCGAGGCTCTTACAGACACattcgaggaggaggaggaggaggaggaagaggtgttgatgttggaggaggagatggaagggGCAGCAGCAGAAATCGCAGCAGCTCTTGAGGAGCTGTGGAGTGGGGATGAGCCTGAGCTGGACAGCCCCCCAGCCGAGCCCTTAGAGCAGGCAGAGGCCATAGGCGAGGCCCATACTGTGCCACCCATACAGGCCGAGGCAGCTAGTGCCGCCCCAGAAGGCCCTAacgggagggtggaggaggaggaggtggcagaggctgagggggaggaggagagtccTGAGgaag CCTTGAAGATGGACACGGACAAACCAGACAGCGAGAGGAGTGGATCCCTCAGCCCAGACTTCACTGAACAAGAGAGTCCAGCTTTCCTCAGCAGGGACCACACAGCAGCACCCCTGATCACCAAAACGGACATggcttccccttccccttctctGTCCCCTTTACCTTCAAACAGCCAGAGCCAAGCCAAAGAGCTTAGCAAAATGTCTATACTGGATGAACCTAAAACAGTCTCAGAGAAGCAGCCGTCAGTGGAAGTTCTTGAGTCCAGTAACCTCACGACGGATTCAGGGTCTGGGTTCACTACAGCTGGAGGCCAAGGTCAAGGACAAGGTGTCCCAACTGACTCTAACAAAGACAAATCGGGCATGTCAGCTTATTTCGAGACTTCGGCCCTGAAGCCAGATGAGGGATCCAAGGGGGTTCAAGCAGAAGGTTATTATGAACTGAGCACcgcaggagaagagaagaaggtcTTAGGGAGCAGTTCCCCAACAGTTCCGTCACCCCTTGAGATCAACTACAGCATGCTGGCACAAACACAGTCAGTGGAGGAGAAATCAGACACGATGGGAGATCAAAAGGAGACCTTACCGGCCCTGGACAGGAGTAACGAATGTAGGCTGTCTCCTGGGAAGCTGGCCCTGGATCAAAGAAGCTACTCTCTCAACATTACGATTGGATCGATGGATCCCAGTGGTCATGGACGACCTAGAAACTTCTCCCCACTGGCCACGGATATCATGTCTTTTACCAGCGGCAGTCTGGAGGAGTCTGCCAACTATCTCCCAGTCACCACCCCATCTGTGGAGAAGGAGCCACCACCCTTCCGTCCCCTGATCCTGGAGACGGCAGCCTCAGTCACGTCCGACTCTTCATCTCCTCCCCACAACACAGCAACAGAGACCCCCAGTGAAAAGACCAGCCCCCAGGGGTCAGAGTCCCCAGAATCTCCCTTCCCACCCAAATACTACTACAAAAACGGGACAGTCATGGCTCCTGACCTACCTGAAATGCTGGACCTTGCGGGCAGCAGGTCTAGACTGGCTTCTGAGAACACTGACCCTGAGATCATGAGGAGGAAGTCTGTCCCTGTGGACGCCCAAGTCCTTGGCAGCGACTCCCTGGCTAACCTGGTTCTGGGGGACCAGAGTCAGAACCAGAGTCTTGCCAAGAGTGAGAGCCAGCTGGAGGAGTTGGGTTACTGTGTGTTCAGTGAGTACTCAGGGCCCATGCCTTCCCCTGCTGACCTCCATAGTCCCATTGACTCCCCGCCCCAGCGCTTTACCCCTATGGCTCTGGAGGAAAAGATGGCGGAGGAGAAACTGAAAATCGATGCCAGAGACAAACTAGCCGAAGACGAGAAGACCAGTCAGTTAGCTGAGAGCGCCGGTTCCAAAGAAAAAGAAGAAACCAAACAAATGGGACAGAAGGATTCAGCTTCAGAGGAAAAAGACAACAAAAAGATCAGCCATGAAAATGCTTCCATGGAAAACCAAAAAGACAAACCAGCTTCAGCTCTGAAGTCAGCCGAGTCCTTTGTAACTCCTACAGTGACAGTTACCCTGGAAGAGGAGGGGAAGCTAGGAGACAATGGACCCGAGACAGATGCTGAGATGGCTGCCTATGAGAGGCAGATCCGCCGGCTGGAGATGGAGGACAGGCCTCTGAGCATGGAGGAGGAGCGGGAGCTGCAGGAGCTCAGGGAGAAGGTGAAGGACAAGTTCCTGGTGCACcaggaggcatacgaggaggtggATGCTGAAGACGTCTACCAACTGACTGGAGTTGCCAAGGACAGGATCAGCAGGCCCGTTAGGCCCTCCCCAGCCTCCTCTGTGGAGAGTACCACAGAAGAAGACAATGTTTCAGTTATGGAGACAGAGAAACCTAAACAGATGGAAGGTCAGACAACACCAAAGAAGGTTGACATCATGGTGATGTCTCCATCTGTGTCAGTTGGTGGTTCGAGCACCACAGAAGAAGACACAGTTTTAGTTACGGAGACAGAGAAACCTAAGCAGACAGGAGGTCAGACAACACCAACAAAGCTTGACGTCATGGCAACGTCTCCATCTTTGTCAGGTGATGGTGtgagcaccacagaagaagaCACGGTTCCTGTTATGGAGACAGAGAAACCTAAACAGAATGGAGGTCAGACAACGCCAACGAAGGTTGACATCATGGTGACTTCTCCATCTGTGTCAGGTGATGGTGtgagcaccacagaagaagaCACGGTTCCTGTTATGGAGACAGAGAAACCTAAACAGAATGGAGGTCAGACAACGCCAACGAAGGTTGACATCATGGTGACTTCTCCATCTGTGTCAGGTGATGGTGtgagcaccacagaagaagaCAAGATTTCAGTTACGGAGACAGAGAAACCTAAACAGACGGGAGGTCAGACAACACCAACAAAGCTTGACGTCATGGTGACGTCTCCCTCTGTATCAGGTGATGGTGtgagcaccacagaagaagaCAAGATTCCAGTTCTGGAAATAGAGAAACCTAAACAGACGGGAGTTCAGACAACGCCAACCAAGGTTGACATCATGGTGACTTCTCCATCTGTGTCAGGTGATGGTGtgagcaccacagaagaagaCAAGATTTCAGTTACGGAGACAGAGAAACCTAAACAGACGGGAGGTCAGACAACACCAACAAAGCTTGACGTCATGGTGACGTCTCCCTCTGTATCAGGTGATGGTGtgagcaccacagaagaagaCAAGGTTCCAGTTACGGAAATAGAGAAACCTAAACAGAATGGAGGTCAGACAACGCCAACCAAGGTTGACATCATGGTGACTTCTCCATCTGTGTCAGGTGATGGTGtgagcaccacagaagaagaCAAGGTTCCAGTTACGGAAATAGAGAAACCTAAACAGAATGGAGGTCAGACAACGCCAACCAAGGTTGACATCATGGTGACTTCTCCATCTGTGTCAGGTGATGGTGtgagcaccacagaagaagaaaagGTTTCAGTTACGGAAATAGAGAAACCTAAACAGATGGGAGGTCAGACAACGCCAACAAAGATTGACCCCATGACGACGTCTCCATCTGTGTCAGGTAGTGGTGTGAGCGCCACAGAAGATGATGACGAGAAAGTTAGCAAAGAGGAGCTGAAGGAGCAGGTTGTAGAGGTCAAAGAGAGGACCATGGAAGAAAATAaaaaggtagagggggagaaggaggataCAGAGCAGGCAGTGGAACCAGATGAAATCATGATAAAGATAAAACCATCAATGCCtgtagagaaagaagagaaggttGAGAAGGATAGAATGACAaacaaggaggaagaggaggaggaagatagtgaagTTCTGGCAGGGGCAGGAGCAGCGTTGATTGATGTTCCAGAACCCAGAGCTGCCATAGAGTCAGTGGTGACTGTAGAAGATGACTTCATCACTGTAGTCCAGACCATCGACGAGGGTGAGGAGCCAGGACACAGCGTGCGTTTTTCCGCTCCGCCCGAGCCTGAGAcaccagaggaggaggaggaggagtcccAGGAGGTGGAGATCATGGAGGCAGCTAGTCTAGAGGAGGTGGGGGATGTCTCAGAGGAGGTCCTTGAGAAGGAGGTGCAGGCCTCCCGAGAGAAGGAGGTGCAGTTGGAGaccgagggacagacagagagctacGACAGAGACGAGACCACCATGGACGACTCCATCCTAGACAGCTCTTGGGTCGATACTCAAG ATCTCTCCACTGTAGATGTGGATGATGACATGAGCATGGCTGCCGAGCAGATCGAGCCCCTGAGAGCCGACCGGGTCCCAGCCCCACCAGTCAAGAAGTACAAGACTCTCCAGCAGCAGAAGCAGGAAAAGCAGCCAGTGAAGCCCAAGGCTAAAAGCGCGCGTGTGAGGGGGCGCGAGGGGTGCGTCTCCACCCCTGAACGTAAACCCGTCCGCAAGGAGACTGTCTGTATCCCCAGGGAAGACATCAAGAAGAAAAAAG CCGTGAACAAGAAGACTGAGCTGACTAAGAAAGCAGAGACGCGCTCCTCTCCATCCCGGAAGAGTGTGTTAAAGCCTACTGCGGTCCGACACCCAAGTCCCGCCCAGCCCCAACCCCACCCCTCTGCTAGGAGGAAACCTACAG TGGGTGTACCAGAAGGTCGTCGGCCCCTCAGTGTAGCTAGACAGTCTCGGGACAGAGCCTCA TCACCACCATTAACAAAGATCCCCACCTGTAAAACGCGAGTGGTCGCCCTCCTGCCCCCCCGCCCTAACTCGTCCTGCTCCTCCCACACTAAAAAGAACTTGCTGGGGGAGGTGGAGCTTGATAGGCCCCGCCCCTCCTCAGGTGGGCCTCGTGACTCTACCACACTACCCAGACTGATATACCTG gaTGGCGGTTCGCAGAGCCCAAAAAGGTCGTCCCTGCCCCGGCCTGCCTCTGTCCCGCGGCCTGCCTCTATCCTCAGCCGGCGTACCCACCACCAACCACATGACCAGGAGGAGAGCTCCACCTCTATCACCAGCTCCGGCTCTACCGCACCCCGTAGACCCACGT CATTCAGTACAGAGGTCAGGGCGGAGCATAGGACAGGACGCGCCCCTAGTTGGACAG GCACACAGTCGATGCGTTCCCGTTCACTGTGCACCACAACCCGCACCCCAGGGTCCACAGCCATCTCCCCTGGGACTCCTCCCAGCTACAGCTACTCCTGCCGCACACCTGGGACCCCTCTCACCCCTGGCACACCCCGTTCTCGAAGCCTGCTGCAGGAGAAGAAG GTGGCTCTGCTCCGCACCCCTCCCAAGTCACCTGCTACCACTCCCAAACAGCTCCGCATCCTTAACCAGCCCCTTCCCGACCTCAAGAACATCAAGTCCAAGATCGGCTCCACAGACAACATCAAGTACCAGCCCAAGGGGGGACAG